TATTATTCTAATTCTTACAAAATAAGCCTTGTATTATATTACCTTAATAGTATCATTTTTGGTATTATATATCAAACTTATAAATGGAATATACATTGAGAAATTATAATCGTAACACTACACTAGAAATTAGATACATTTTTCTGGAAGCAGGCATGTGAAATTAAGCTTATGATGGTTCTTAATGGGGGCTTGTTTCATTTAAAGCTTGTCCAGATTTTACATCTGGAACACGCTGAAATGACTACAAGCTGCCATTTAGAACCTTCCAGCGAAAATTTCACTAGTCCTGTGGAAGATAAATGTATTTGATTTCGGTAATTGTTGCATAAGTCTAATTCTCACTTTCGATATCTATACCTTTAATGATATCTAACTAGAACTAAATAAATAAAATAATGACTTTGTGAAGTCAGTTCATTCACAAAGTCATTATTTCTATTATATAGCACTTTTTATTAAATTAATTATCTCATCCTGTTTCATGCCATTAGTTATTGAAATAGAATATGACATATTATTTGCACTCCAGACAGCAACTTTTATAAGATCATTATCTCCCTTTAATTTTACATTGCTTCCATTTATATTAATAGTATTATAGGTCTTATAGTTATTATAGTCACCACTTATATCTTCAATTCCTTGTCCCATTCTAAATATAATATCATTTTCTTTATTCATATAGCATATTTGAAATACGTTACGCGATATTGTATTTATATACTTTATATTATATTTGCCTAATAATTCCTTTGGCACTGTAATTTTAAATTTCAAAGCTTTTTGAGCATCATCTATAGTATCAAAATTTTCAATAGGATTTATTATATCAATCCCATCTTCTGTATTAGTTTTTACAATAGCTGCTGGCCTACCATCCCATTTACCGTTTTGATCTACTTTATAACCATCTGGAGTTACTGTATTTTCAGCCATTTCTCCATTATTTAATAAGTAGTACCAATTGTCATTAGTTTTGACCCAGCCCCTTTGCATTATGCCATTGTTGTCCATATAGTACCATTTATTATTTATTAGCTTCCAACCTATCAATAGCTCACCATTAATCGAATAAATCCATTGTCCATCTTTATTCCTCACGAAAAAACTTCCTACTGCTTTCTCATCATTGAATAGAAAATTATACATATTAATTGGTACATATACAATATTATTGTCTACTATTGGTTCAGCACCTAATTCATGCATCATGGTCAATCCTATTGCATTACTGCTTGAATAATAATAGCCATCCATTCCAATATAAACATTTGTTTTAATTTTACCATTATCTAGGCTGATAATTTTATTATCCTTATCCGCCTCTACTTTAAAGCCAAGACTTTCTGCTGTAATTTTAAGTGGAACCATAACCTTGCCTTTATATATTAAAACTCCATTTCTTCCAATTTCAATATTCTTCCCACCGATTATCACCTTGTTAATATCTAAATCCTTTGGTGCATAGTTTGATATTGGCAAAGCGTCATTAGTAATTTCTGTGTTAGAGTTTTGAGTATTTAAATCTGCTGCAAATGCTGAAACAGTCATTCCCATAATTGTTACGGCTGTTAATAAACCTATCATTAATTTTTTCATAATATACATTCTCCTTCTAAGTTACACATTAATTTACCTTTTCAAATAGTAATACAATTCAACCTAGAAAAATGTTGCAAATAATTCAAAATTTTTATTTATTACATTAATTAGCCCAACATACATTACTTAGTTCATATTTATTAAAACAATGCTTTTTCAAAACATTTTAAATTTTCCCATATTACATTTTGAAAATGAAATTTTGTCGTACCTACATAAAGATATCCAATTTTAGGATATAGAGTTGCCGCTGGAATATTCCCTTCATAGGTATCAAGACGAATAACTTTATATTTTTGTTCTTTGGCATATTTCTCAATAAAGTTCATCATTATTCTTGCTTTACCTTTCCCACTTTCAGAAGGTCTAATGCATAAGGTATGTATGACCATCACTTCACTTGGCTCAGCCTTTGTAATCCACTGAATGTTTCCATATTCTTTTGGTTGAATACTATTAAGTACCACACTGCCATATATTCCTTTTTCATCTTCTCCAACAAACATTGAATTCTTCTCAATAGCACCTTTAGCGTAATCAACTGTTGGATAAAGCCCTTTTTGCCAATTTGTATAAGACACTGTTTGTGCTTCATAATCTAAAATCTCATTATATATATTTTCTATTTCTAAAGTATCATCTATCGTAGCAATTCTAATCATCATTTTTCTCCCCACATATTTTTATTTTTAATCTGCCCCTTATAATAATATCAAAATATTTCTCTTGGAATCAATACCTTCATCTTCACTACAATTTTCACTACGTTATTAATTTTATTTTTAGCAACAATCCCAATTATATAAGACCTTAGTAAAGTCAAGTTTCTTTAAATCTTCTTCGTTTATAAAAAAGTTGGCTATTCCACCATCTCCAAACATTAAGTCACACTCATATTCACAATCAAGTTGAAGTAGCAAAGTATCAAAAGTTCTGAGTTCTTCATTTTCCCTTGGACCATATTGAACAAAGATAGGATATCCTCCTATCCTACATCCATCACCACTTAATTCATCTAAATACGTATTTCTTTCTTCTTCCAAAAATAAATATATAAGAAAAATTACTAATTATATTTTTTATATAATGAAACAAAATCAATCATATTACTATTTTTACATACTCTTTTTATTTCATTTCTAACTTCCATAAGAGCAAATCCAAGTAAGTTTTCTCCACGCCATAATTCTGGATTTTTAATCTCCTCATCATTCTCAGACATCTGTATTCCCCATATATTATCATAAGGACTTGCCTCAACTAATATTTTGTCTTCTGTTGAAAGAAGATATGCTTTCAATTTTTCATTCTGCATAAACTTATTATAATTTCCATTTACAACAATTGAATACTTAATGTTATTCCAAATATTTTCATCAAAGCCTCTTACTTTACGTCCTAGTCCCTTTATTTCATTAGGATTATTACAACTCATAATTTTACCTTCTATTTCTTTATCTCCAAACAATCTAGCTTTTTCTGCCATCATATATTGTTCCATAAATAAATATTTAGCATGTCCTACATCAAAGCTACTCTTCCACCACTGGCTAAAGCAAGATTTGGTAATCCCCCCATCTTTTTTAGGATGATGCCCCCAAAAATAAATATATTCCAAATTCTTTCCACTTTTATAATCTGAAATAAGGTTATTTAAATCATATTCTGGCTTACCGTCTTTTTGCCAAGTGTATGTCCAATAATCATTATGTTGATAGATACTATCATCTATTTCCCATCTTTTAGGCTTCGGAAACATCTCCATATAATTTTTCTTCTCATCTTCTTTTAAATTATCAAACCACAAATAAAAATCCATAGCATATCCTTCACCATATCCCATTCTCCAGCCTATACTGCCATTTGAAATGTTCGGATACATTAGCCATAGTGGAGCCATTAATTGGTTATCATTTTTATTTCTCATAATATTCTTTCTCCTTATATCTCTTAAATATTCTTACAAAATTTAAAAGGTTATTTCGTTTCCTTTAGTTGGTTTAAAAAATCAAATTCCAATTTAATTATCTCACTCATAGAAACTTCTTGACGATGTCTGCCTTCCAATGAATCGGCTTTCGCCCATAGGAATGGATAAAAACTTATTCCATTATCATTACTTATTCTTTTTATATCGTCTTTCCATGTATTCCACCTATAATCCATGTAATATGTGTCAGTATCTCCATGAAATGCCCAATATAAGAATTCTGAATAAGAAATCTCCATCGGCTCCCATTCTAAACAGTCAGGTGCAAAATAACTAATATTACTATCATCTTGCATTGCAAATAAGCCACCTAAAACATCTTCTGCAACAATAATATCAGACTCTGGAAATAAATCATTTCTTTTATTGAAGTCTAATTCTCCAGATCCATACAATCTAAGCCAGTTGTCAATTATAATTCCACCAGTTTTAAAAAGAATTGTTCCAAATAAACTTTTTTCATTTATTTCATATCTTTTTTTAATGCAATTCAATACTTCAATATCAACCTGAAGAATTTTTATCTCTTTTTTAGAATTTTTAACACTTTCTAAAATACTTTTATATCTGTCCATTTATCTATCTCCTACAAATTACTATTTATGTAACTTTTCAAATTACTAATTAAATATACTTTCACGTCTTCTTAAATATTAAACTATAGGCTCACTCTCTGCCAAAAAATATACTTCACTCCAACACCAATCTACCAACAGCAGCGCTGAAGTTTCAGACAACTTCTGTAATAACTTTTCAGCATTTGTAATATCATTTTTTTCATATATAGCAAGCATTAACCAGATATTCTGTACCATATCATTTTCATCATAATCGAAGAATGCAGTAACATTTTCATTAACTCTATATGCAGAAGTATTTTTATGTTTCATCTTTTTTCCCTAATTTACATTTTTAAAATCCAATCTGCGAATTCTTTAATGATTTCCTTAGGATTAGCTCGCTTGTTTTGTTCTGCAATTAAATCATAATATTCAAGTTCATGAATTATTAAAGGTAGAGCTTTTCCAAATTTTTTTTCAATTACGCCTTCTTCATGGAGCTTTTTAACCACTTCAACACATAGTTCCACAAATCTGCTAGTTATTTCATCTCCTAACTTTAATGCTTTATCAAAATCTTCGTCCTCTTCCTCATCTGAATAATATAAATTATTTTCCTTAATCCACTGGCTTATCCTTTCGCCATCTTCTAAATTTTCTCCCCAATCGTCACCAATAATTAATTCTTCATTTTGCAACCAAAATGCAAAATTCCATTTTGCTTCTGCATTATCAGATGCATCTTCTAATGCACTTTCATATTGCTCCATATTGTTGTATCCAAGTGTAATCATTGGCCTTCTCGGATCATCTTCTGAATTTGAAATATATAATGATATAACGTAAATATCCTTAATCACGTCACTATTCCATGATAAAATTTCTGATTTTATACTCTCAAATACATATTTTTTTAAGCTATTCATGTAAATTTCCTCCTAGCATATAGAATTACTATTTATATTAATAATATTTAAACTAGAATTGGTGTGTCACTCGTCGAAATCTTCTGAAGCTTCAAAATTAGAGTAATAGCTTACGAAATCGTCAATTAATAAATGTCTGTTGCGTACATATTCGGATTCTACACCACCATTTTTAAGACTTTCTATCCATTCAGCATCTACCATGCAACCAACATCCATATTTATACCATACTTTGCCTTATTAATAATTTCTATGTCCTTTACTTCACCTATACAAAACAAATAACCGCATAAGAAACGTAAATATTCACTGCTACCATTTTGATAATTAATAATCTCTTTTTCGAGAAGTTGTCTGATTTCAACATGGTATTTCTCACTAAAATCAAAGTCATATCTCTTTATCAATACTTCCACACGTTCTTCATTATTCAAGCTCTTTTATCCTCCTAAATTATAATCTTTTAATTGTTTTTCTCTTCCAATATATTCCTTAACGAGTTTCCAAAAACCTTCAAAATCATTATTAAGATATGTTTCATTTTCTAATTCAATATATTCATCGTAGTTTTCAATATCAATCTTCTTGCATTTTTCTAATATTTCAGCCTCTTTTGTTGCTCCACAATTTTTTAATGCAACAACTGTTTCATTGACATAATCTTTTGTTGAATCATTAAAAAAGCCTTCTAACCCTTCCATTTGCAATTCAGTATCATAATCAACAATAAAAATAACATCTTGTACAAATTGTGGATACCTTTTAATCTCATTTCTTTCTATTGGTTCACTATAGATATCTGCCATTGATTGCAAAAAATCATCAGCACTCATTTCATTTATTCGTTCCAAAGCTCTATCGATAAAATTCATCATAAAATCTCCTTATCACCCTTCTTTAAATAAGGTTCTTTATTAATACTATTGCTCTGTTTCTATGCTTACTATCAATTATTCCATCAAAATATAAGCAATAACTTCTACCACAAGCCCTAA
The window above is part of the Clostridium saccharoperbutylacetonicum N1-4(HMT) genome. Proteins encoded here:
- a CDS encoding GNAT family N-acetyltransferase codes for the protein MMIRIATIDDTLEIENIYNEILDYEAQTVSYTNWQKGLYPTVDYAKGAIEKNSMFVGEDEKGIYGSVVLNSIQPKEYGNIQWITKAEPSEVMVIHTLCIRPSESGKGKARIMMNFIEKYAKEQKYKVIRLDTYEGNIPAATLYPKIGYLYVGTTKFHFQNVIWENLKCFEKALF
- a CDS encoding DUF2625 family protein, coding for MDRYKSILESVKNSKKEIKILQVDIEVLNCIKKRYEINEKSLFGTILFKTGGIIIDNWLRLYGSGELDFNKRNDLFPESDIIVAEDVLGGLFAMQDDSNISYFAPDCLEWEPMEISYSEFLYWAFHGDTDTYYMDYRWNTWKDDIKRISNDNGISFYPFLWAKADSLEGRHRQEVSMSEIIKLEFDFLNQLKETK
- a CDS encoding stalk domain-containing protein; the protein is MKKLMIGLLTAVTIMGMTVSAFAADLNTQNSNTEITNDALPISNYAPKDLDINKVIIGGKNIEIGRNGVLIYKGKVMVPLKITAESLGFKVEADKDNKIISLDNGKIKTNVYIGMDGYYYSSSNAIGLTMMHELGAEPIVDNNIVYVPINMYNFLFNDEKAVGSFFVRNKDGQWIYSINGELLIGWKLINNKWYYMDNNGIMQRGWVKTNDNWYYLLNNGEMAENTVTPDGYKVDQNGKWDGRPAAIVKTNTEDGIDIINPIENFDTIDDAQKALKFKITVPKELLGKYNIKYINTISRNVFQICYMNKENDIIFRMGQGIEDISGDYNNYKTYNTININGSNVKLKGDNDLIKVAVWSANNMSYSISITNGMKQDEIINLIKSAI
- a CDS encoding NADAR family protein, producing MRNKNDNQLMAPLWLMYPNISNGSIGWRMGYGEGYAMDFYLWFDNLKEDEKKNYMEMFPKPKRWEIDDSIYQHNDYWTYTWQKDGKPEYDLNNLISDYKSGKNLEYIYFWGHHPKKDGGITKSCFSQWWKSSFDVGHAKYLFMEQYMMAEKARLFGDKEIEGKIMSCNNPNEIKGLGRKVRGFDENIWNNIKYSIVVNGNYNKFMQNEKLKAYLLSTEDKILVEASPYDNIWGIQMSENDEEIKNPELWRGENLLGFALMEVRNEIKRVCKNSNMIDFVSLYKKYN
- a CDS encoding DMP19 family protein; translation: MMNFIDRALERINEMSADDFLQSMADIYSEPIERNEIKRYPQFVQDVIFIVDYDTELQMEGLEGFFNDSTKDYVNETVVALKNCGATKEAEILEKCKKIDIENYDEYIELENETYLNNDFEGFWKLVKEYIGREKQLKDYNLGG